In Phormidium yuhuli AB48, one genomic interval encodes:
- a CDS encoding Uma2 family endonuclease: MVRELSQSTDIIYPDSDGQPMADNTKQFRWIVVIKENLELLFADNPDVFVAGDLLWYPVEGNNRLRRAPDAMVVFGRPKGDRGSYKQWEEDNIAPQVVFEILSPGNRVSEMVQKQAFYEHYGVEEYYIYDPDELDLAGMLRHQGRLEPIEEIQDWVSPRLGIRFQLGEGTLNIFTPTGDPFLGFVELDRRRRDAEAERDRERQRANLAEEERQRERQRANLAEEERQRERQRANLAEEERQRERQRAETAEAQLQAMEQRLRELGLDSGDN, encoded by the coding sequence ATGGTTAGAGAACTCTCGCAATCAACGGATATCATCTACCCGGATAGTGACGGACAACCCATGGCGGACAATACGAAACAGTTTCGCTGGATTGTGGTGATTAAGGAAAACTTAGAACTTCTGTTCGCCGACAATCCCGATGTGTTTGTGGCGGGGGATTTACTCTGGTATCCGGTGGAAGGGAATAATCGCCTTCGTCGCGCCCCCGATGCGATGGTGGTGTTTGGGCGGCCCAAGGGCGATCGCGGGTCCTATAAACAATGGGAGGAAGACAATATCGCGCCCCAGGTGGTGTTTGAAATCCTTTCTCCAGGAAACCGAGTTTCGGAAATGGTACAGAAACAAGCCTTTTACGAGCATTACGGTGTAGAGGAATACTATATCTATGACCCGGATGAGTTGGATTTAGCGGGGATGCTTCGTCATCAGGGACGGTTAGAACCGATTGAGGAGATTCAAGATTGGGTAAGTCCTCGTTTGGGGATTCGTTTTCAACTCGGTGAGGGAACCCTCAATATCTTCACTCCCACGGGAGATCCCTTTTTGGGCTTTGTGGAACTCGATCGCCGTCGTCGGGATGCAGAAGCTGAACGCGATCGCGAACGTCAACGGGCCAATCTCGCCGAAGAAGAACGTCAACGAGAACGTCAACGGGCCAATCTCGCCGAAGAAGAACGTCAACGAGAACGCCAACGGGCCAATCTCGCCGAAGAAGAACGCCAACGAGAACGCCAACGGGCCGAAACTGCTGAGGCCCAACTCCAAGCAATGGAACAACGGTTACGAGAATTAGGACTCGATTCAGGAGATAACTAA
- a CDS encoding Uma2 family endonuclease: MVRELSQSTDIIYPDSDGQPMADNTKQFRWIVVIKENLELLFANNPDVFVAGDLLWYPVEGNNRLRRAPDAMVVFGRPKGDRGSYKQWEEDNIAPQVVFEILSPGNRFSEMLAKQDFYNRYGVDEYYIYDPDQVDLVGMQRQEGQLTRIEEMQDWVSPRLGIRFQLGEGTLTIFTPTGDPFLGFVELDRRRREAEERANLAEEERQQERQRANLAEEERQRERQRANLAEEERQRERQRANLAEQRADAAEAQLQAMEQRLRELGLDSGDN, translated from the coding sequence ATGGTTAGAGAACTCTCGCAATCAACGGATATCATCTACCCCGACAGTGATGGACAACCCATGGCGGACAATACGAAACAATTTCGCTGGATTGTGGTAATTAAGGAAAACTTAGAACTTCTGTTCGCCAACAATCCCGATGTGTTCGTGGCGGGTGATTTACTCTGGTATCCGGTGGAAGGGAATAATCGCCTTCGTCGCGCCCCGGATGCAATGGTGGTGTTTGGACGGCCCAAGGGCGATCGCGGGTCTTATAAACAATGGGAAGAAGATAATATCGCCCCCCAGGTGGTGTTTGAAATCCTCTCTCCGGGAAACCGATTCTCTGAGATGCTAGCGAAGCAAGACTTTTATAACCGCTACGGGGTGGACGAATACTATATCTATGACCCCGATCAGGTGGACTTAGTGGGAATGCAGCGTCAAGAGGGACAATTGACGCGGATTGAGGAGATGCAGGATTGGGTAAGTCCTCGTTTGGGGATTCGTTTTCAACTCGGTGAGGGGACTCTGACTATCTTCACCCCGACGGGAGATCCCTTTTTGGGCTTTGTGGAACTCGATCGCCGTCGTCGGGAGGCTGAGGAACGGGCCAATCTCGCTGAAGAGGAACGCCAGCAAGAACGTCAACGGGCTAATCTCGCCGAAGAGGAACGTCAACGGGAACGCCAACGGGCTAATCTCGCCGAAGAGGAACGTCAACGGGAACGCCAACGGGCTAATCTGGCGGAACAACGGGCTGACGCCGCCGAGGCGCAACTCCAAGCGATGGAACAACGGTTACGAGAATTAGGACTCGATTCAGGAGATAACTAA
- a CDS encoding Uma2 family endonuclease, producing MVRELSQSTDIIYPDGDGQPMADNTKQFRWIVVIKENLELLFADNPDVFVAGDLLWYPVEGNNRLRRAPDAMVVFGRPKGDRGSYKQWEEDNIAPQVVFEILSPGNRFSEMAQKQAFYNHYGVEEYYVYDPDEVDLTGMIRNQGMLEPVEEIQDWVSPRLGIRFQLEEGTLKILTPTGDPFLGFIELDRRRREAEERANLAEQRANLAEEERQRERQRADAAEAQLQAMEQRLRELGLDSGDS from the coding sequence ATGGTTAGAGAACTCTCGCAATCAACGGATATCATCTACCCCGACGGTGACGGACAGCCCATGGCAGACAATACGAAACAATTTCGCTGGATTGTGGTAATTAAGGAAAACTTAGAACTTCTGTTCGCCGATAATCCCGATGTGTTCGTGGCGGGGGATTTACTCTGGTATCCGGTGGAAGGGAATAATCGCCTTCGTCGCGCCCCCGATGCGATGGTGGTGTTTGGACGGCCCAAGGGCGATCGCGGGTCCTATAAACAATGGGAGGAAGACAATATCGCTCCCCAGGTGGTGTTTGAAATTCTTTCCCCAGGAAACCGATTTTCGGAAATGGCGCAGAAACAGGCATTCTATAACCATTATGGCGTGGAAGAATACTATGTCTATGACCCGGATGAAGTAGATTTGACGGGGATGATTCGTAATCAGGGGATGTTAGAACCGGTTGAGGAGATTCAAGATTGGGTGAGTCCTCGTTTGGGGATTCGTTTTCAGCTTGAGGAAGGAACCTTGAAGATCTTGACTCCCACAGGAGATCCTTTTTTGGGCTTTATTGAACTCGATCGCCGTCGTCGGGAGGCTGAGGAACGGGCCAATCTGGCGGAACAACGGGCCAATCTGGCTGAAGAAGAACGCCAACGAGAACGTCAACGGGCCGACGCCGCCGAGGCCCAACTCCAAGCAATGGAACAACGGTTACGAGAATTAGGACTCGATTCAGGAGATAGCTAA
- a CDS encoding glycosyltransferase family 87 protein: MKHRSLGIIILLILQFVLLTVISLGIFPQYQSWHGFDLQHYHRISLYLQQGLIPYRDFLLEYPPLALIPILLPQLLSPQVPLDGVDYAVGFVMVNLILTSLMGLGMALIPHPRPQQTLLGYLLLTVLLAPLLPWRYDLFPTLLTLGGLLGIIFNFPLLAGVALGLGIATKLYPVVLLPIWGLYFAVSRDWRGLGKLSLGAIVSTLLSCLPFWLLAGESFTSFLTYHKDRGLQIESLWAGLISLGHVLGLTEASSEMNFGAQHIVSPLAAPLLTLQPVIFVGMMLLIYGLAALVFRQEIRQSESIKLQSLVVFSLLSLLGFIVTNKVFSPQYLIWLLPFVPLLRWPAVTVVGVSFALTTTVSFVTRQLRLMYPPSVLMLNFRNLLLFGLVLSLLFSFYKKLSETPKKMSASHLANHTE, encoded by the coding sequence ATGAAACACCGTTCCCTGGGGATCATCATTCTCCTGATTCTACAATTTGTGCTACTGACCGTCATCAGCCTTGGGATTTTCCCTCAGTATCAAAGCTGGCATGGCTTTGACCTACAACATTACCACCGTATCTCCCTCTATCTGCAACAAGGACTCATCCCCTACCGGGATTTTCTACTGGAGTATCCGCCGTTGGCCTTGATTCCCATCCTGCTTCCCCAGTTGCTATCTCCCCAGGTTCCCCTCGATGGGGTCGATTACGCGGTTGGCTTTGTGATGGTCAATCTCATCCTCACCAGTCTCATGGGGCTGGGAATGGCCCTGATTCCCCATCCCCGTCCCCAGCAAACTCTCCTAGGCTATCTACTGTTAACGGTTCTCTTGGCCCCCCTCCTCCCCTGGCGCTATGACTTATTTCCGACGCTACTGACGTTGGGAGGGCTTTTGGGGATAATTTTCAATTTTCCACTTTTAGCGGGGGTGGCGCTCGGTCTAGGCATCGCTACGAAGCTGTATCCGGTGGTATTGCTCCCTATCTGGGGCTTGTATTTTGCGGTTTCTCGGGATTGGCGGGGGCTGGGGAAACTGAGTCTGGGGGCGATCGTATCGACGTTACTCAGTTGTCTTCCGTTTTGGCTTCTGGCTGGTGAGAGTTTCACCTCATTTTTGACCTATCACAAAGACCGAGGCTTACAAATTGAAAGTCTTTGGGCTGGATTAATTAGTTTGGGTCATGTTCTGGGACTGACTGAAGCCAGTTCTGAAATGAATTTTGGCGCACAACATATTGTCTCACCCTTGGCGGCCCCCTTGCTGACGCTGCAACCGGTTATTTTCGTGGGGATGATGCTACTAATTTATGGGTTAGCTGCTTTAGTGTTTCGGCAAGAGATTCGACAATCTGAATCAATTAAACTTCAGAGCTTAGTGGTCTTTTCGTTACTATCCCTCTTAGGGTTTATCGTAACCAACAAAGTCTTTTCCCCTCAATACTTGATTTGGCTCCTTCCCTTTGTTCCTCTGCTACGATGGCCAGCGGTGACGGTGGTGGGGGTCAGTTTCGCGTTGACGACAACGGTGAGCTTTGTGACCCGACAATTGCGACTGATGTATCCTCCATCTGTCCTGATGCTGAATTTTCGCAATCTCTTGCTATTTGGACTGGTTTTATCTTTATTATTTAGTTTTTATAAAAAGCTAAGCGAGACCCCAAAAAAGATGAGTGCATCTCACCTTGCAAACCACACCGAATAA